A portion of the Streptomyces sp. YPW6 genome contains these proteins:
- a CDS encoding putative leader peptide, with amino-acid sequence MSGTGIALVSRRHVDLGRMSSAICPAS; translated from the coding sequence ATGTCCGGAACTGGAATTGCCTTGGTGAGTCGACGCCACGTCGACCTCGGCCGCATGTCCAGCGCCATCTGTCCGGCGAGCTGA
- a CDS encoding nitrite/sulfite reductase: protein MAATPEKPAPATPRRKAGRHRGEGQWAVGHHTPLNGNEQFKKDDDGLNVRTRIETIYSQRGFDSIDPNDLRGRMRWWGLYTQRKPGIDGGKTAVLEPEELDDEYFMLRVRIDGGRLTTRQLRVIGEISQEFARGTADLTDRQNVQYHWIRIEDVPEIWRRLEEVGLSTTEACGDTPRVILGSPVAGIAENEIIDGTPAIDEIQRRFIGNPDFSNLPRKFKSAVSGSPHLDVAHEINDVAFVGVNHPEHGPGFDLWVGGGLSTNPKLGVRLGAWVPLDEVPDVYGGVIGIFRDYGYRRLRTRARLKFLVADWGAEKFRRILEDEYLERKLVDGPAPEQPAQTWRDHLGVHRQKDGRFYVGFAARVGRVDGSTLTKIADLADAHGSGRVRTTAEQKMIVLDVAEEQVDSLVAGLEALDLKVTPSPFRRGTMACTGIEFCKLAIVETKARGASLIDELERRIPEFDHPITININGCPNACARIQVADIGLKGQLMLDENGEQVEGYQVHLGGALGLEAGFGRKVRGLKVTSAELPDYVERVLGRFQEEREDGERFAAWAARASAESLS from the coding sequence ATGGCCGCCACCCCGGAAAAGCCTGCGCCCGCCACGCCCCGCCGCAAGGCCGGACGCCACCGTGGCGAGGGTCAGTGGGCCGTGGGCCACCACACCCCCCTCAACGGGAACGAGCAGTTCAAGAAGGACGACGACGGTCTCAACGTACGGACACGTATTGAGACGATCTACTCCCAGCGCGGCTTCGACTCCATCGACCCCAACGACCTGCGCGGACGCATGCGCTGGTGGGGTCTGTACACCCAGCGCAAGCCCGGCATCGACGGCGGCAAGACGGCCGTGCTGGAGCCGGAGGAGCTGGACGACGAGTACTTCATGCTGCGGGTCCGGATCGACGGCGGCCGGCTGACCACGCGGCAGCTGCGGGTGATCGGAGAGATCTCGCAGGAGTTCGCGCGCGGGACCGCCGACCTCACCGACCGGCAGAACGTGCAGTACCACTGGATCCGTATCGAGGACGTCCCGGAGATCTGGCGACGGCTCGAAGAGGTGGGGCTGTCCACCACCGAGGCCTGCGGTGACACACCGCGCGTGATCCTCGGCTCTCCCGTCGCGGGCATCGCCGAGAACGAGATCATCGACGGCACCCCCGCGATCGACGAGATCCAGCGCCGGTTCATCGGCAACCCCGACTTCTCCAACCTGCCGCGCAAGTTCAAGTCCGCGGTCTCCGGCTCCCCGCACCTGGACGTGGCGCACGAGATCAACGACGTCGCCTTCGTCGGCGTGAACCACCCGGAGCACGGCCCCGGCTTCGACCTCTGGGTCGGCGGCGGCCTCTCCACGAACCCCAAGCTCGGGGTGCGGCTCGGCGCCTGGGTGCCGCTGGACGAGGTGCCGGACGTGTACGGCGGGGTCATCGGGATCTTCCGCGACTACGGCTACCGGCGGCTGCGCACCCGCGCGCGGCTGAAGTTCCTGGTCGCGGACTGGGGCGCGGAGAAGTTCCGCCGGATCCTGGAGGACGAGTACCTGGAGCGGAAGCTCGTCGACGGGCCCGCGCCCGAGCAGCCCGCCCAGACCTGGCGCGACCACCTGGGGGTGCACCGGCAGAAGGACGGCCGCTTCTACGTCGGCTTCGCCGCGCGGGTGGGCCGGGTCGACGGCTCCACGCTCACCAAGATCGCCGACCTGGCGGACGCGCACGGCTCGGGCCGGGTACGGACCACCGCCGAGCAGAAGATGATCGTGCTGGACGTGGCCGAGGAGCAGGTGGACTCCCTGGTCGCCGGTCTGGAGGCGCTGGACCTCAAGGTCACGCCGTCCCCGTTCCGGCGCGGCACGATGGCCTGCACCGGCATCGAGTTCTGCAAGCTGGCGATCGTCGAGACGAAGGCGCGCGGCGCCTCTCTGATCGACGAACTGGAGCGCCGCATCCCGGAGTTCGACCACCCGATCACCATCAACATCAACGGCTGCCCGAACGCCTGCGCCCGGATCCAGGTCGCCGACATCGGTCTCAAGGGCCAGTTGATGCTGGACGAGAACGGCGAGCAGGTCGAGGGCTACCAGGTACACCTGGGCGGGGCGCTGGGCCTGGAGGCCGGCTTCGGCCGCAAGGTCCGCGGCCTGAAGGTCACCTCGGCCGAACTGCCGGACTACGTCGAGCGGGTGCTCGGACGGTTCCAGGAGGAGCGCGAGGACGGCGAGCGCTTCGCGGCCTGGGCCGCGCGCGCGAGTGCGGAGTCGCTGTCATGA
- a CDS encoding phosphoadenylyl-sulfate reductase translates to MTGTLLSGELADEELRELAERAGRELEDASATEILTWAADAFGPRFCVTSSMEDAVVAHLASRVLPGVDVVFLDTGYHFPETIGTRDAVDAVMDVNVITITPRQTVAEQDAEYGEKLHDRDPDLCCALRKVKPLEDGLTAYAAWATGLRRDESPTRANTPVVGWDDRRRKVKVSPIARWTQEDVDAYVAEHGVLTNPLLMDGYASVGCAPCTRRVLEGEDARAGRWAGRGKTECGLHG, encoded by the coding sequence ATGACGGGCACTCTGCTGAGCGGAGAGCTGGCCGACGAGGAGCTCCGGGAGCTGGCCGAGCGGGCCGGGCGGGAGCTGGAGGACGCCTCCGCCACCGAGATTCTGACGTGGGCGGCCGACGCCTTCGGGCCCCGCTTCTGTGTCACCTCCTCGATGGAGGACGCCGTCGTCGCGCATCTGGCGTCGCGCGTGCTGCCGGGCGTGGACGTGGTCTTCCTGGACACCGGCTACCACTTCCCGGAGACCATCGGCACCCGGGACGCGGTGGACGCCGTGATGGACGTCAACGTCATCACGATCACGCCCCGGCAGACGGTCGCCGAGCAGGACGCGGAGTACGGCGAGAAGCTGCACGACCGGGACCCCGACCTGTGCTGCGCGCTGCGCAAGGTGAAGCCGCTGGAGGACGGGCTGACCGCGTACGCGGCATGGGCGACGGGGCTGCGCCGCGACGAGTCGCCGACCCGGGCGAACACCCCGGTCGTCGGCTGGGACGACAGGCGCCGCAAGGTGAAGGTCTCCCCCATCGCCCGCTGGACCCAGGAGGACGTGGACGCCTACGTCGCCGAGCACGGGGTGCTCACCAACCCGCTGCTGATGGACGGTTACGCCTCCGTCGGCTGCGCGCCCTGCACCCGCCGGGTGCTGGAGGGCGAGGACGCACGGGCCGGCCGCTGGGCCGGACGGGGCAAGACCGAATGCGGGCTGCACGGCTGA
- the cysC gene encoding adenylyl-sulfate kinase, whose amino-acid sequence MTTDQESSMSVTEAGATIWLTGLPSAGKTTIAYELAGRLRTEGHRVEVLDGDEIREFLSAGLGFSREDRHTNVARIGFVAELLAANGVKVLVPVIAPFADSREAVRKRHAAESTTYLEVHVATPVEVCSVRDVKGLYAKQAAGEISGLTGVDDPYEAPESPDLRIESHQQTVQESAAALHALLTERGLA is encoded by the coding sequence ATGACGACTGATCAGGAGAGTTCGATGAGCGTGACGGAGGCGGGGGCCACGATCTGGCTCACCGGTCTGCCGAGCGCGGGCAAGACCACCATCGCGTACGAACTGGCGGGCCGGCTGCGGACCGAGGGCCACAGGGTGGAGGTGCTCGACGGCGACGAGATCCGCGAGTTCCTCTCGGCGGGCCTCGGCTTCTCCCGCGAGGACCGGCACACCAACGTGGCCCGGATCGGCTTCGTCGCCGAACTGCTCGCGGCCAACGGCGTGAAGGTGCTGGTCCCCGTCATCGCCCCGTTCGCCGACAGCCGCGAGGCCGTCCGCAAGCGGCACGCCGCCGAGTCCACCACCTATCTGGAGGTGCACGTCGCGACCCCCGTCGAGGTGTGCTCCGTGCGCGACGTGAAGGGCCTCTACGCCAAGCAGGCGGCCGGCGAGATCAGCGGACTCACCGGGGTCGACGACCCCTACGAGGCCCCGGAATCGCCCGACCTGCGGATCGAGTCGCACCAGCAGACCGTGCAGGAGTCAGCGGCGGCGCTCCACGCGCTGCTCACCGAGAGGGGCCTGGCGTGA
- the cysD gene encoding sulfate adenylyltransferase subunit CysD: MSAVTTTVSEDTANPYALSHLDSLESEAVHIFREVAGEFERPVILFSGGKDSIVMLHLALKAFAPAPVPFTLLHVDTGHNFPEVLDYRDRTVEKHGLRLHVASVQEYIDAGKLRERPDGTRNPLQTVPLTEAIQQHRFDAVFGGGRRDEEKARAKERVFSLRDEFSQWDPRRQRPELWQLYNGRHAPGEHVRVFPISNWTELDVWQYIDREGIELPEIYFAHEREVFNRNGMWLTAGHWGGPKEHEATETRLVRYRTVGDMSCTGAVDSDATTLDAVITEIAASRLTERGATRADDKMSEAAMEDRKREGYF; this comes from the coding sequence GTGAGTGCCGTCACCACCACCGTGTCCGAGGACACCGCGAACCCGTACGCGCTGAGCCACCTGGACTCCCTGGAGTCCGAGGCGGTCCACATCTTCCGGGAGGTGGCGGGCGAGTTCGAGCGGCCGGTGATCCTGTTCTCCGGCGGCAAGGACTCGATCGTGATGCTGCACCTGGCGCTGAAGGCGTTCGCGCCCGCGCCGGTGCCGTTCACCCTGCTGCACGTGGACACCGGGCACAACTTCCCCGAGGTCCTCGACTACCGCGACCGAACGGTGGAGAAGCACGGGCTGCGGCTGCACGTCGCCTCCGTGCAGGAGTACATCGACGCCGGGAAGCTCCGCGAGCGCCCCGACGGGACCCGCAACCCGCTCCAGACCGTGCCGCTGACCGAGGCGATCCAGCAGCACCGCTTCGACGCGGTGTTCGGCGGCGGGCGGCGCGACGAGGAGAAGGCGCGCGCCAAGGAACGGGTGTTCTCGCTGCGCGACGAGTTCTCCCAGTGGGACCCGCGCCGTCAGCGGCCCGAGCTGTGGCAGCTGTACAACGGCCGGCACGCACCCGGCGAGCACGTCCGGGTCTTCCCGATCTCCAACTGGACCGAGCTCGACGTCTGGCAGTACATCGACCGCGAGGGGATCGAGCTGCCGGAGATCTACTTCGCGCACGAGCGCGAGGTGTTCAACCGCAACGGCATGTGGCTGACGGCCGGGCACTGGGGCGGGCCGAAGGAGCACGAGGCCACCGAGACCCGTCTGGTGCGCTACCGCACGGTCGGCGACATGTCCTGCACCGGTGCCGTCGACTCCGACGCCACCACGCTGGACGCCGTGATCACCGAGATCGCCGCCTCCCGGCTCACCGAGCGGGGCGCGACCCGCGCCGACGACAAGATGTCCGAGGCCGCGATGGAAGACCGCAAGCGCGAGGGGTACTTCTAA
- a CDS encoding GTP-binding protein: MTTTAEQLSATTLLRFATAGSVDDGKSTLVGRLLHDSKSVLTDQLEAVEQASRGRGQEAPDLALLTDGLRAEREQGITIDVAYRYFATTRRRFILADTPGHVQYTRNMVTGASTAELAVVLVDARNGVVEQTRRHAAVAALLRVPHVVLAVNKMDLVDYAEPVFAAIAEEFTAYAASLGVPEITAIPISALAGDNVVEPSAHMDWYGGPTVLEHLETVPVSHDLTACHARFPVQYVIRPQTAEHPDYRGYAGQIAAGVFRVGESVSVLPSGRTTTITGIDALGGHVDIAWAPQSVTLRLADDIDISRGDLIAPANDAPPVTQDVEATVCHVADQPLSVGQRVLLKHTTRTVKAIVKDIPSRLTLDDLSQHPAPGQLVANDIGRVVVRTAEPLALDAYEDSRRTGSFLLIDPADGTTLSAGMAGAAFAAAAETVQAADDDAAWDF; this comes from the coding sequence ATGACCACCACAGCTGAGCAGTTGAGCGCCACCACCCTGCTGCGCTTCGCCACCGCCGGGTCCGTCGACGACGGCAAGTCCACCCTGGTGGGCCGGCTCCTGCACGACTCCAAGTCGGTCCTCACCGACCAGCTGGAGGCCGTCGAGCAGGCCTCGCGGGGCCGCGGGCAGGAGGCGCCGGACCTGGCGCTGCTCACCGACGGGCTGCGCGCCGAGCGCGAGCAGGGCATCACCATCGACGTCGCCTACCGCTACTTCGCCACCACCCGGCGGCGGTTCATCCTGGCCGACACCCCCGGCCATGTGCAGTACACCCGGAACATGGTGACCGGCGCCTCCACCGCCGAACTGGCCGTGGTCCTGGTCGACGCCCGCAACGGCGTCGTCGAGCAGACCCGCCGGCACGCCGCCGTCGCCGCTCTGCTGCGCGTCCCGCACGTGGTGCTGGCCGTCAACAAGATGGACCTGGTCGACTACGCGGAGCCCGTGTTCGCCGCCATCGCCGAGGAGTTCACCGCGTACGCCGCGTCCCTCGGCGTCCCGGAGATCACCGCCATCCCGATCTCGGCACTGGCCGGGGACAACGTGGTGGAACCCTCCGCCCACATGGACTGGTACGGCGGGCCGACCGTCCTGGAGCACCTGGAGACGGTGCCGGTCAGCCACGACCTCACCGCGTGCCACGCCCGCTTCCCCGTGCAGTACGTGATCCGCCCGCAGACCGCCGAGCACCCGGACTACCGGGGGTACGCCGGTCAGATCGCCGCCGGGGTGTTCCGGGTCGGCGAGTCCGTCTCCGTCCTCCCCTCGGGGCGTACGACGACGATCACCGGCATCGACGCACTCGGCGGACACGTCGACATCGCCTGGGCGCCGCAGTCCGTGACGCTGCGGCTGGCCGACGACATCGACATCTCACGCGGCGACCTGATCGCCCCCGCGAACGACGCCCCGCCGGTCACCCAGGACGTCGAGGCGACCGTCTGCCACGTCGCCGACCAGCCGCTCTCGGTGGGCCAGCGGGTGCTGCTGAAGCACACCACCCGCACCGTCAAGGCGATCGTCAAGGACATCCCCTCCCGGCTCACCCTGGACGACCTCTCCCAGCACCCGGCCCCGGGGCAGCTCGTCGCCAACGACATCGGGCGGGTCGTCGTGCGCACCGCCGAGCCGCTCGCGCTCGACGCGTACGAGGACTCCCGGCGCACCGGCTCGTTCCTCCTGATCGACCCGGCGGACGGAACGACACTGAGCGCCGGCATGGCGGGCGCCGCGTTCGCCGCCGCCGCCGAAACGGTTCAGGCGGCCGACGACGACGCCGCATGGGACTTCTGA
- a CDS encoding aliphatic sulfonate ABC transporter substrate-binding protein: MPAPRSTLRRGLTAVAALPLLALAATACGYGSQAKDDSRANVSATGKKLSSDTVRIGYFPNLTHATALVGIQEGTIQKELGGTRVESTTFNAGPSEIEALNAGSIDIGFIGPSPSINGYTKSQGKGLRIISGSASGGVKLVVNPDRIKTPDDVKGKRIATPQLGNTQDVAFLNWISQKGWKVDSQSGKGDVSVVRSDNKVTPDAYRSGDLDGAWVPEPTASKLVSEGAEVLLDEKDLWPDKKFVITNIIVSQKFLDAHPDVVEAVLKGSVATNKWINADPDRAKASANKALERLSGKPLPQEILDPAWESIEITDDPLAETLRTQAGHSVASGLLKEPDLRGIYDLGPLNKILQAEGLPEAADAGLGVK, from the coding sequence GTGCCTGCCCCCCGCTCCACCCTTCGCCGCGGCCTCACCGCCGTCGCCGCCCTGCCGCTGCTCGCTCTGGCGGCCACCGCCTGCGGCTACGGCTCCCAGGCGAAGGACGACTCCCGGGCGAACGTCTCCGCCACGGGGAAGAAGCTCTCCTCCGACACCGTGAGGATCGGGTACTTCCCCAACCTCACGCACGCCACCGCCCTGGTCGGCATCCAGGAAGGCACCATCCAGAAGGAGCTGGGCGGCACCAGGGTCGAGTCGACGACCTTCAACGCGGGCCCGTCCGAGATCGAGGCACTGAACGCCGGCTCCATCGACATCGGCTTCATCGGCCCCTCCCCCTCCATCAACGGGTACACCAAGTCCCAGGGCAAGGGGCTGCGGATCATCTCCGGTTCGGCCTCCGGCGGGGTGAAGCTGGTCGTCAACCCGGACAGGATCAAGACCCCGGACGACGTCAAGGGCAAGAGGATCGCCACCCCGCAGCTCGGCAACACCCAGGACGTGGCCTTCCTCAACTGGATCTCCCAGAAGGGCTGGAAGGTCGACTCGCAGAGCGGCAAGGGCGACGTCTCCGTGGTCCGCTCGGACAACAAGGTGACCCCGGACGCCTACAGGTCCGGCGACCTGGACGGCGCGTGGGTGCCCGAGCCGACGGCCTCGAAGCTGGTCTCCGAGGGAGCGGAGGTGCTCCTCGACGAGAAGGACCTGTGGCCGGACAAGAAGTTCGTGATCACGAACATCATCGTGTCGCAGAAGTTCCTCGACGCGCACCCGGACGTGGTCGAGGCGGTGCTGAAGGGGTCGGTCGCCACCAACAAGTGGATCAACGCCGACCCGGACCGGGCCAAGGCCTCCGCCAACAAAGCGCTGGAGAGGCTGAGCGGCAAGCCGCTGCCGCAGGAGATCCTCGACCCGGCGTGGGAGTCCATCGAGATCACCGATGACCCGCTGGCCGAGACGCTCAGGACGCAGGCAGGCCACTCGGTCGCCTCCGGTCTCCTCAAGGAGCCGGACCTCCGGGGCATCTACGACCTGGGCCCGCTGAACAAGATCCTCCAGGCCGAGGGCCTGCCCGAGGCCGCCGACGCCGGTCTCGGCGTCAAGTAG
- a CDS encoding ABC transporter ATP-binding protein — translation MATPTLTKAEDRTTVEHAARLAHVSKSFAGPTGQQLVLDDISLDVAPGEFVTLLGASGCGKSTLLNLVAGLDRPSRGSIETPGGRPALMFQEHALFPWLTAGKNIELALRLRGVPKAQRRAEAERLLELVRLGGAYGKRVHELSGGMRQRVAMARALAQDSQLLLMDEPFAALDAITRDVLHDELTRIWEETNTSVLFVTHNVREAVRLAQRVVLLSSRPGRIAREWTVGIEQPRRIEDAAVAELSLEITEELRGEIRRHGQH, via the coding sequence ATGGCGACCCCCACCCTCACCAAGGCCGAGGACCGTACGACGGTCGAGCACGCAGCCCGTCTCGCGCACGTCTCGAAGTCCTTCGCCGGACCCACGGGGCAGCAGCTCGTACTGGACGACATCAGCCTCGATGTCGCTCCGGGTGAGTTCGTCACCCTCCTGGGAGCGTCCGGGTGCGGGAAGTCGACGCTGCTCAATCTGGTGGCGGGACTCGACCGCCCGTCGCGGGGGTCCATCGAGACCCCCGGCGGACGGCCGGCCCTGATGTTCCAGGAGCACGCCCTCTTCCCGTGGCTGACCGCGGGCAAGAACATCGAACTGGCCCTGCGGCTGCGCGGGGTGCCGAAGGCGCAGCGCCGCGCCGAGGCGGAGCGGCTGCTGGAGCTGGTCCGGCTCGGCGGGGCGTACGGCAAGCGGGTGCACGAGCTGTCCGGCGGTATGCGCCAGCGGGTCGCCATGGCACGCGCGCTCGCCCAGGACAGCCAACTGCTGCTGATGGACGAGCCGTTCGCGGCGCTCGACGCCATCACCCGCGATGTGCTGCACGACGAGCTGACCCGGATCTGGGAGGAGACGAACACCTCGGTCCTCTTCGTCACCCACAACGTCCGGGAGGCCGTACGGCTCGCGCAGCGTGTCGTGCTGCTCTCGTCCCGGCCGGGCCGGATCGCCCGGGAGTGGACGGTCGGCATCGAGCAGCCGCGCCGCATCGAGGACGCCGCCGTGGCGGAGCTGTCCCTCGAGATCACCGAAGAACTGCGTGGGGAGATCCGCCGACATGGCCAGCACTGA
- a CDS encoding ABC transporter permease produces the protein MASTDITSGRKRPDGAAAGPAGGKPDDLAGLEAGLDALDAVQIRRTPVREVLTRKVLPPVVAAALVLLLWELLVRAQVTESYKLPPPSAVWDSARQMWLEGTLLDVVWTSVSRGLLGFLLAVVIGTPLGLLVARVKLVRAAIGPILSGLQSLPSVAWVAPAVIWLGLNDRMMFAVILLGAVPSIANGLVSGVDQVPPLFLRAGRTLGATGLRGTWHIVLPAALPGYLAGLKQGWAFSWRSLMAAEIIASSPELGLGLGQLLENGRSNFDMPGIFLSILLILFVGIAIDLLIFSPLERWVLRSRGLLVKN, from the coding sequence ATGGCCAGCACTGACATCACGTCCGGCCGGAAGCGGCCGGACGGGGCGGCCGCCGGACCGGCCGGAGGGAAGCCCGACGACCTGGCGGGCCTGGAGGCCGGTCTGGACGCCCTGGACGCCGTGCAGATCCGCCGCACCCCGGTACGCGAGGTGCTGACGCGCAAGGTCCTGCCGCCGGTGGTGGCGGCGGCGCTGGTCCTCCTGCTCTGGGAGCTGCTGGTCCGCGCCCAGGTCACGGAGAGCTACAAGCTGCCGCCGCCGTCAGCGGTGTGGGACAGCGCGCGGCAGATGTGGCTGGAGGGCACGCTGCTGGACGTCGTCTGGACCAGCGTCTCGCGCGGTCTGCTCGGCTTCCTGCTCGCGGTCGTCATCGGTACGCCGCTGGGTCTGCTGGTCGCCCGGGTGAAGCTGGTCCGGGCCGCGATCGGCCCGATCCTGTCCGGGCTCCAGTCACTGCCCTCGGTGGCGTGGGTGGCCCCGGCGGTGATCTGGCTCGGGCTGAACGACCGGATGATGTTCGCGGTGATCCTGCTGGGCGCGGTGCCCTCGATCGCCAACGGGCTGGTCTCCGGCGTCGACCAGGTGCCGCCGCTGTTCCTCCGGGCGGGCCGCACGCTGGGCGCGACCGGGCTGCGCGGGACCTGGCACATCGTGCTCCCGGCGGCGCTGCCCGGCTATCTGGCGGGTCTCAAGCAGGGCTGGGCGTTCTCCTGGCGCTCGCTGATGGCCGCCGAGATCATCGCCTCGTCGCCCGAACTGGGCCTGGGCCTGGGACAGTTGCTGGAGAACGGCCGCAGCAACTTCGACATGCCCGGGATCTTCCTGTCGATCCTGCTCATCCTGTTCGTCGGTATCGCCATCGACCTGCTCATCTTCAGTCCGCTGGAGCGGTGGGTGCTGCGCAGCCGCGGTCTCCTCGTCAAGAACTGA
- a CDS encoding sirohydrochlorin chelatase — MTHPTLLVIAHGSRDPRHAATVHALTERVRAERPGLRVETAFLEFNAPSVPRVLERLAAQGADEVVALPLLLTRAFHAKTDIPSVLREARTRLPGLRVRQADVLGPSPLLNATLERRLREAGVRPGDVPRTGLVLAAAGSSDPEAIAVIAEIARELRHTGWCAVRPAFASASLPRTEDAVRALRAEGVDRVAVAPYVIAPGRLPDRIAAGAEAAGADVVADVLGPAPELARLLLDRFDEARVPVGASLSA, encoded by the coding sequence ATGACGCATCCCACGCTCCTCGTCATCGCCCACGGCAGCCGCGACCCGCGGCACGCCGCGACCGTGCACGCGCTCACCGAGCGGGTCCGTGCCGAGCGGCCGGGACTGCGGGTGGAGACGGCGTTCCTGGAGTTCAACGCCCCGTCCGTGCCCCGGGTGCTGGAGCGCCTGGCGGCGCAGGGCGCGGACGAGGTCGTCGCCCTGCCGCTGCTCCTGACCCGGGCGTTCCACGCCAAGACCGACATCCCCTCGGTCCTGCGCGAGGCCCGCACCCGGCTGCCGGGACTGCGGGTCCGCCAGGCCGACGTCCTCGGCCCGTCCCCGCTGCTCAACGCCACCCTGGAGCGGCGGCTGCGGGAGGCCGGGGTCCGCCCCGGCGACGTCCCCCGGACCGGACTCGTCCTGGCCGCGGCGGGATCATCCGACCCGGAGGCGATCGCAGTGATCGCTGAAATCGCGCGGGAGCTGCGGCACACCGGTTGGTGCGCCGTGCGGCCTGCGTTCGCCTCCGCTTCCCTTCCCCGCACCGAGGACGCCGTACGGGCCCTGCGCGCCGAGGGCGTGGACCGGGTGGCGGTGGCCCCGTACGTCATCGCTCCCGGCCGGCTCCCCGACCGCATCGCGGCGGGCGCCGAGGCGGCCGGCGCGGACGTGGTGGCCGATGTGCTGGGCCCCGCACCGGAGTTGGCACGACTGCTGCTGGACCGGTTCGACGAGGCGCGGGTGCCGGTGGGGGCGTCGCTCTCGGCGTGA
- a CDS encoding DUF1697 domain-containing protein, producing MTTTYAALLRGINVGGAKRVPMPELREVLAGLGHTGIATHLQSGNAVFRSDAEDADALAAGLEQALRERFGFTVDCLVRDAAYLAAVADACPFPAAELEGKQLHVTYADRPLDPERFADLDAGAFLPEEFRIGDRCLYLYAPEGLGRSKLAVALGRPRHAKGIVTTTRNWNTVAKLVELTRD from the coding sequence ATGACGACGACATACGCGGCGCTGCTGCGCGGCATCAACGTGGGCGGCGCCAAGAGGGTCCCGATGCCCGAACTGCGCGAAGTGCTGGCCGGACTGGGCCACACCGGTATCGCCACCCACCTGCAGAGCGGCAACGCCGTCTTCCGCAGCGACGCCGAGGACGCCGACGCCCTCGCCGCAGGCCTGGAGCAGGCCCTGCGCGAGCGGTTCGGGTTCACCGTCGACTGCCTCGTCCGCGACGCCGCGTATCTCGCGGCCGTCGCCGACGCCTGCCCCTTCCCCGCCGCCGAACTGGAGGGCAAGCAGCTCCACGTCACCTACGCCGACCGTCCCCTGGACCCCGAACGTTTCGCGGACCTGGACGCGGGGGCCTTCCTGCCGGAGGAGTTCCGGATCGGCGACCGCTGCCTGTATCTCTACGCCCCCGAGGGCCTCGGCCGCTCCAAGCTGGCCGTCGCGCTGGGACGCCCCCGCCATGCCAAGGGCATCGTCACCACCACCCGCAACTGGAACACCGTGGCGAAACTGGTGGAGCTGACCCGCGACTGA